A genome region from Arachis duranensis cultivar V14167 chromosome 6, aradu.V14167.gnm2.J7QH, whole genome shotgun sequence includes the following:
- the LOC107492857 gene encoding LEC14B protein, whose translation MYAISPAIHAEEMGYAMSRLEIDSDVSDDGSAIFEDCTSQPTKKPLNYLDNEISQLTKLKSTPHQLLGQVGPGRPELPVSPVKLLAGRESNYSGRGRFSSADCCHLLSRYLPVNGPSLIDQMASRAYVSQFSADGSLFVAGFQGSHIRIYNVDEGWKVKKNILAKSLRWTITDTSLSPDQRYLVYASMSPIVHIVNIGSSETESLANVTEIHDGLDLSSSDDGGYSVGIFTVKFSTDGRELVAGSSGDSIYVYDLEANKLSLRILAHTSDVNTVCFADEASHLIYSGSDDTFCKVWDRRCLNSRGKPAGVLMGHLEGITFIDSRGDGRYFISNGKDQTIKLWDIRKMSSNVTCNPGYRSYEWDYRWMDYPPQAKNLKHPCDQSVATYRGHSVLRTLIRCYFSPAFSTGQKYIYTGSHNACVYIYDLVSGAQVATLKHHKSPVRDCSWHPFQTTLVSSSWDGDVVKWGFDGSAEVPPLSAKRRASRRRNS comes from the exons ATGTATGCTATATCCCCCGCGATTCACGCTGAAGAGATGGGTTATGCTATGAGTAGACTGGAGATTGATTCTGACGTCTCCGATGATGGAAGTGCCATTTTTGAAGATTGTACTAGTCAACCGACCAAAAAACCCTTGAACTATTTAGACAATGAGATTTCTCAGCTCACAAAGTTGAAGTCGACGCCTCATCAATTGCTAGGCCAAGTTGGACCTGGAAGGCCTGAGTTGCCAGTTTCACCTGTAAAGTTGCTTGCAGGTCGGGAATCCAATTATTCAGGGCGAGGAAGGTTTTCGTCGGCCGACTGTTGTCATCTTTTAAGCAGATATTTGCCGGTAAATGGTCCCTCACTTATTGACCAAATGGCAAGTCGAGCATATGTCTCGCAGTTTTCAGCCGATGGTTCTCTCTTTGTCGCTGGGTTTCAG GGAAGCCACATAAGAATATACAATGTGGATGAAGGTTGGAAAGTTAAGAAGAATATTCTAGCCAAAAGTTTGAGATGGACAATAACTGATACATCTCTTTCTCCTGATCAACGCTATCTT GTTTATGCCAGCATGTCACCTATCGTACACATTGTAAATATTGGATCTTCTGAAACAGAGTCTCTAGCAAATGTTACG GAAATCCATGATGGTTTGGATCTTTCTTCAAGTGATGATGGAGGTTACTCTGTTGGGATATTCACTGTGAAATTCTCAACAGATGGGAGAGAATTAGTTGCAGGAAGCAGTGGTGATTCTATATATGTTTATGATCTTGAAGCAAATAAGCTTTCACTTCGAATTTTAGCTCACACG tCAGATGTGAACACCGtatgctttgctgatgaagctAGCCATCTTATTTACTCCGGTAGTGATGATACTTTTTGCAAG GTATGGGATCGGCGTTGCTTAAATTCTAGAGGTAAGCCCGCAGGGGTCCTCATGGGCCACCTCGAGGGGATCACATTTATCGATAGCCGTGGGGATGGGCGTTATTTCATTTCAAATGGTAAAGATCAGACCATCAAACTTTGGGATATACGCAAAATGTCATCCAATGTTACGTG CAATCCTGGCTATAGGAGTTATGAATGGGATTATAGGTGGATGGATTACCCACCTCAAGCCAAAAATTTGAAGCACCCTTGTGATCAGTCTGTGGCTACATATAGAGGCCATTCAGTCTTGCGCACTCTTATCCGCTGCTATTTCTCCCCAGCATTTAG CACTGGCCAAAAGTACATCTATACTGGATCACACAATGCATGTGTTTACATATATGATTTG GTTAGCGGAGCTCAAGTTGCAACACTAAAGCATCATAAATCACCTGTAAGAGATTGTAGTTGGCATCCATTCCAAACTACACTTGTTAGCTCTTCTTGGGACGGTGACGTTGTCAAATGGGGATTTGATGGCAGTGCTGAAGTACCTCCCCTCTCCGCAAAAAGGAGGGCCTCCAGAAGGAGAAATTCTTAG
- the LOC107492856 gene encoding receptor-like protein 31 encodes MASPFIFLIFFFIFRVHHAILDPNDFLALQSIRKSLHDVPGSNFFSSWDFTSDPCTFSGVFCHADRVVALNLGDPRAGSPGLTGKLDPALSKLSALAELTVVPGRIYGHLPPSLSALTNLRFLGISRNFVSGDIPAGLGNLRSLRTLDLSYNQLSGTIPPAIGNLPELVNVVLCHNRLTGSVPKFSSQTLTRLDLKHNTLSGSIEPDSLPPSLHYLSLSWNWFTGPVDRLLSRLNQLNYLDLSLNRFTGSIPAQLFTYPLTNLQLERNQFSGPVQPFNDVSIQTVDLSYNRFSGEISPMLANVQYLYLNNNGFSGQVPASFVDRLLAASIEILYLQHNYLTGIAISPTAEIPVSSSLCVQYNCMVPPVQTGCPVRSGTQKIRPAEECNQWRG; translated from the coding sequence ATGGCATCGCCCTTCATCTTCCTAATTTTCTTCTTCATATTCAGAGTGCATCATGCTATATTGGATCCCAATGATTTCTTGGCTCTTCAATCTATTCGTAAATCGCTTCACGATGTTCCCGGCTctaacttcttttcttcttgggACTTCACCTCTGATCCATGCACATTCTCCGGCGTCTTCTGCCATGCCGATAGAGTCGTTGCTCTAAACCTTGGCGATCCCCGCGCCGGCTCCCCCGGCCTCACCGGAAAACTTGACCCCGCACTCTCAAAGCTCTCCGCTCTCGCTGAATTAACAGTCGTCCCCGGCCGAATCTACGGCCATCTCCCGCCCTCTCTCTCTGCACTTACCAATCTCCGATTCCTTGGCATTAGTCGTAATTTCGTCTCCGGCGACATTCCGGCAGGTTTAGGCAACCTTCGCAGCCTCAGAACTCTCGATCTCAGCTACAACCAGCTCTCCGGAACAATCCCCCCGGCGATTGGAAACCTCCCGGAGCTCGTCAACGTCGTCCTCTGCCATAACCGTCTCACCGGTTCGGTTCCCAAATTCTCATCTCAAACGCTAACCCGGCTCGATCTGAAACATAACACTCTCTCCGGTTCGATCGAACCGGATTCCCTCCCACCCTCACTCCACTACCTCTCCCTCTCGTGGAATTGGTTCACTGGACCGGTAGACCGGTTACTAAGCAGGCTCAACCAGCTAAACTACCTCGACCTAAGCCTGAACCGGTTCACCGGttcaattccagctcaactctTTACGTACCCCCTAACAAACCTCCAGCTCGAGAGGAACCAGTTCTCGGGTCCGGTCCAACCGTTCAACGACGTTTCGATCCAGACCGTTGATCTTAGCTATAACAGATTCTCCGGTGAGATATCGCCCATGCTGGCGAACGTGCAGTATCTTTACCTGAACAACAACGGGTTTTCCGGGCAGGTCCCTGCCAGCTTCGTTGACCGGTTGCTGGCGGCGAGTATAGAGATTCTTTATCTTCAGCATAATTACCTGACCGGAATAGCGATAAGTCCCACGGCGGAGATTCCGGTGAGCAGCTCGCTTTGCGTTCAGTATAACTGTATGGTGCCGCCGGTGCAGACGGGGTGTCCGGTGAGGTCCGGGACGCAGAAGATTCGGCCTGCTGAGGAGTGCAATCAATGGAGGGGATGA
- the LOC107492802 gene encoding receptor-like cytosolic serine/threonine-protein kinase RBK2, whose translation MKDLLVDSPVCVLEDFLRTSESESSTYSSKEHTLDSESHQDKPKHVSKWHTFVQLLRSKSKKPLATLHPLSVLKLSRRMSGSMRETSHATMDSHSSLLHTSPWKIFTHRDLQIATKYFSQENLIGKGGYAEVYKGCLPNHQLVAVKRLTRGTADETIGDFLSELGIMAHVSHTNTAKLVGYGVEGGMHLVLELSEKGSLASVLYGSKEKLPWSIRQRIALGTAEGILYLHEGCQRRIIHRDIKAANILLTDDFEPQICDFGLAKWLPENWTHHSVTRFEGTFGYLAPEYLLHGIVDEKTDVFAFGVVLLELVTGRRALDYSQQSLVLWAKPLLKKNKIRELIDPSLGGDDFDYRQINVMLLAASLCIQQSSIRRPSMRQIVQLLKGNLSCIKFAKKSRVPFFTRVFQDEFLDSD comes from the exons ATGAAGGACTTGTTAGTGGATTCCCCAGTTTGTGTTCTTGAGGATTTCCTAAGGACCTCAGAATCAGAATCAAGCACTTATTCTTCCAAAGAGCACACTTTGGATTCTGAGTCTCATCAAGATAAGCCTAAACATGTTTCTAAGTGGCACACTTTTGTGCAATTGCTGAGAAGCAAGTCAAAGAAGCCTTTGGCCACATTGCATCCTCTTAGTGTTCTCAAGctctcaagaagaatgagtggTAGCATGAGGGAGACTTCACATGCTACCATGGATTCTCATTCCTCATTATTGCATACTTCACCCTGGAAGATCTTCACTCACCGTGACTTACAAATTGCTACTAAATATTTCAGCCAAG AGAATTTGATTGGGAAGGGTGGTTATGCTGAGGTTTACAAAGGGTGTTTGCCAAATCATCAGTTAGTAGCAGTTAAAAGACTAACAAGAGGAACAGCTGATGAAACTATAGGCGACTTCTTATCAGAACTTGGAATCATGGCGCATGTAAGCCACACCAACACTGCTAAATTGGTTGGTTATGGTGTGGAAGGTGGAATGCATCTGGTTCTTGAATTGTCTGAAAAAGGAAGCCTAGCTTCAGTTCTTTATG GGTCCAAGGAGAAGCTTCCCTGGTCTATTAGGCAGAGAATTGCATTAGGAACAGCAGAGGGAATATTGTATCTTCATGAAGGTTGTCAAAGAAGAATTATCCATAGAGATATAAAAGCTGCAAATATCTTACTCACTGATGACTTTGAGCCTCAG ATTTGTGATTTTGGGCTGGCAAAATGGCTACCAGAGAATTGGACTCACCACAGTGTTACAAGATTTGAAGGAACATTTGG ATATCTTGCTCCAGAATACTTACTCCATGGCATAGTGGACGAGAAAACAGATGTATTTGCCTTTGGTGTTGTGCTATTAGAATTAGTAACTGGCCGGAGAGCGCTTGATTACTCGCAACAAAGTCTTGTCCTATGG GCAAAACCTTTGctgaagaagaataaaattagGGAGCTGATTGATCCTTCACTAGGAGGTGATGACTTTGATTATAGGCAGATTAATGTTATGCTCTTGGCAGCTTCTTTATGCATACAACAATCTTCAATTCGTCGTCCCTCTATGAGACAG ATTGTGCAGCTTCTGAAAGGGAATCTTAGCTGCATCAAGTTTGCAAAGAAATCTCGAGTTCCATTCTTCACAAGAGTCTTTCAAGACGAGTTTCTTGACTCTGATTAG
- the LOC107492854 gene encoding probable LRR receptor-like serine/threonine-protein kinase RKF3, whose translation MTMIYYSNHRPTYSLSFLLLGKLSNTYQAPPMSLFIFLFFLFLLPPPSLSQNDNVTCPLNTTLLTTLGGGSEPSFDSSSTCHNVLQTLHLLQADYLRRQSRFVPPLNSSASCWSTFQSYITKYEPNFDVRSRCGLQTSWISYGCMNITTLQQFESVVPAATIQSVKSSCNQSLDNNAPCASCTTSLSNLQSYLNGSTVGNVSDCRSYTSIYAAYLADPTDTGTAKCLFGLDFSSSGKSNNGKKVLIGVVVAVFFVLGLVLFGGFCGYLRWKKKRNEITKKGGVGMDQIGLSSSGLDSMNQSTTLIRFSFDEIKRATRNFSRDNIIGSGGYGNVYKGLLNDGSQVAMKRFKNCSVAGDASFTHEVEVIASVRHVNLVALRGYCTATTNLEGHQRIIVTDLMENGSLYDHLFGSRGKKLSWPLRQKIALGTARGLAYLHYGAQPSIIHRDIKASNILLDEKFEAKVADFGLAKFNPEGMTHMSTRVAGTMGYVAPEYALYGQLTERSDVFSYGVVLLELLSGRKALETDSDGQPNALTDLAWSLVREGKSLDVIEDGMPEQGAPEVLEKYVLVAVLCSHPQLYARPTMDQVVKMLETDESVPSVMERPIPFTAGRIDIEKSALSNSGQLCSPTGYQAFTMQSKHLSDPNKQEELKEGEEGNSESGTMSVD comes from the coding sequence ATGACGATGATATATTACTCAAATCACAGACCCacttattctctttcttttcttcttcttggcaAATTATCAAACACCTACCAGGCACCTCCAATGTCgctcttcatcttcctcttctttctcttcctcctcccgCCGCCATCGCTCTCCCAAAACGACAACGTAACCTGCCCACTCAACACCACCCTCCTCACCACCCTAGGCGGCGGCTCCGAACCATCCTTCGACTCATCCTCAACGTGTCACAACGTCCTCCAAACCCTCCACCTCCTCCAAGCCGACTACCTCCGCCGCCAATCCCGCTTCGTTCCGCCGTTAAACTCCTCCGCCTCATGCTGGTCCACCTTTCAATCCTACATCACCAAATACGAACCCAATTTCGACGTTCGCTCGCGCTGCGGCCTCCAAACCTCCTGGATCTCCTATGGCTGCATGAACATCACCACCCTCCAACAATTCGAGTCCGTCGTCCCCGCCGCAACCATCCAAAGCGTTAAAAGTAGCTGCAACCAGTCTTTGGATAACAACGCACCCTGCGCCAGCTGCACCACCAGCTTGTCCAACTTGCAGTCCTACTTGAACGGCTCCACCGTCGGCAACGTCTCCGATTGCAGGTCCTACACTTCTATCTACGCTGCTTATCTTGCTGACCCTACTGATACCGGCACCGCTAAGTGCTTGTTCGGCCTTGATTTCTCTTCCTCCGGGAAAAGCAACAACGGTAAGAAGGTTCTTATtggtgttgttgttgctgttttctttgttttgggGTTGGTTTTGTTTGGTGGGTTCTGCGGTTACTTGaggtggaagaagaagaggaacgaGATTACGAAGAAAGGTGGTGTTGGCATGGATCAGATTGGTTTGAGTTCTTCTGGATTGGACTCCATGAACCAGAGCACTACCTTGATTAGGTTCAGCTTCGATGAAATCAAGAGAGCCACCAGGAATTTCTCAAGGGATAACATAATTGGGAGTGGCGGTTATGGCAACGTTTACAAGGGTTTGTTGAACGATGGATCTCAGGTTGCTATGAAGAGGTTCAAGAATTGTTCTGTTGCAGGTGATGCCAGCTTCACTCATGAGGTTGAGGTCATTGCCAGCGTTAGGCATGTCAATCTTGTTGCTTTGAGAGGCTATTGTACGGCCACAACTAATTTAGAGGGTCATCAGAGGATTATTGTGACTGATTTGATGGAAAATGGGAGTCTCTATGATCACTTGTTTGGGTCAAGAGGGAAGAAATTGAGTTGGCCCCTTCGGCAGAAGATAGCTCTCGGAACTGCTAGGGGTTTGGCTTATCTGCATTACGGTGCGCAGCCGTCAATCATTCACAGGGACATTAAGGCTAGCAATATTCTTCTTGATGAGAAATTTGAGGCCAAGGTCGCAGATTTCGGGTTGGCAAAGTTCAATCCGGAGGGAATGACACATATGAGTACTAGAGTTGCCGGTACCATGGGGTATGTTGCTCCTGAGTATGCCCTCTATGGGCAATTGACAGAGAGGAGTGATGTTTTCAGCTATGGTGTCGTGCTTCTTGAATTGTTGAGTGGGAGGAAGGCTCTGGAGACGGACAGCGACGGACAGCCAAATGCACTGACTGACTTGGCCTGGTCATTGGTTAGGGAAGGTAAATCATTGGATGTTATTGAAGATGGAATGCCGGAACAGGGTGCGCCGGAGGTTCTTGAGAAGTATGTGTTGGTTGCTGTGCTGTGCTCACATCCTCAGTTGTATGCTAGGCCTACAATGGACCAGGTTGTTAAGATGCTGGAGACCGATGAGTCTGTGCCTTCGGTTATGGAAAGGCCAATACCTTTTACTGCTGGGAGGATTGATATTGAGAAATCTGCTCTAAGCAACTCAGGGCAGCTTTGTAGTCCAACCGGTTATCAGGCATTCACAATGCAGAGTAAACACCTTTCGGATCCTAATAAGCAAGAAGAGCTTAAGGAAGGAGAAGAGGGAAACTCTGAGTCCGGGACCATGAGCGTGGATTGA